The Stenotrophomonas maltophilia sequence GCGCAAGCCGGCCGCGCCGGGCGTGGAAGAACTGAAGTTCGGTATCGAAAGTGCCTTCGAACGCCGCGCCACGCTGACCCTGCACGAACTGGAAGGCTCGACCAAGCCGCTGGTCAACCGTGTGATCGATGGCCTGGAAAGCGGCGAATTCCGCGTTGCCGAACCGGACGGCCACGGTGGCTGGAAGGTCAACGAGTGGCTGAAGAAGGCGGTGCTGTTGTACTTCCGTGTCAACGACATGGCTGTGGTCGATGCGCGCCCGGCGCCGTTCTGGGACAAGGTCGAATCGCGTTTTGCCGGTTATGACGAAGCCAGGTTCCGCCGTGGTGGCGTGCGCGTGGTGCCGGGTGCGATCGCCCGCCGTGGTACGTACTTCGGCAAGGACGTGGTGCTGATGCCGAGCTTCACCAACATCGGCGCCTACGTCGGCGAAGGCACCATGGTCGATACCTGGGCTACCGTGGGTTCCTGCGCGCAGATCGGCCAGCACTGCCACCTGTCCGGCGGCGCCGGCATCGGCGGCGTGCTGGAACCGCTGCAGGCCAGCCCGACCATCATTGAAGACCACTGCTTCATCGGCGCGCGTTCGGAAGTGGTGGAAGGCGTGGTGGTTGGCCACCACAGCGTGATCGGCATGGGCGTGTTCCTCAGCCAGAGCACCCGCATCTACAACCGCGCCACCGGCGAGATCAGCTACGGCTACATCCCGCCTTACAGCGTGGTGGTGTCCGGCTCGCTGCCGAGCAAGGACGGCACCCACTCGCTGTACTGCGCAGTGATCGTCAAGCAGGTCGATGCCAAGACCCGCAGCAAGACCAGCGTCAACGACCTGCTGCGCGGCCTGGCCGACTGAAGGTGGCTGCGCCGGAAGACCTGGCGCAGTCCGCGATCTACCGGCATCCGTCCGACAACGCGTTCGGGCGGATGCTGCCGCGCCTGCTGCATGCATCCCGCTGGAGCCGGCTGCGTCGCGCGCTGTCGCGGCGCTGGCCGATGCCGGCACTGGCCAGCGATGTGCGCGACGTGGTCTACGCGAGCTGGTGGGTCGACGTGCGTCACGCACCAACGCCGCCACCGGGCCATCATTACGTGGTGCATGCCGGGCGCACGCCGTACACCATCCTCAGCTACCGTCACGGGCACTTCGGGCCCGCGCTGGCCGGGCCGCTGCGCGCGCTGATGCCGTCGCCGCAGCAGAGCAACTGGCGCTGGTACCTGTGCCGTGACGACGATCCGGACGCCACGCCGGTGGTGCTGTTTGATCGCAACGTGATGGACCAACTGGCCTTCGTCGCCGGGGCGCGTGCGTTCAGTGATGCCATGCAGCCGCATCTTTCCACCCGCTTCGAACATGTGCTGGATGCCGCCGGTCGTGGCCACACGCTGATCGAAGGCGGGCAGGGCAGTGCACCAGACCTTCGCCTGCAGTGGCGGGTTGCTGCCGACTGCGCGGATGCCGCGTGGGCGGCGGCCTTCGGTGGCCAGCAGGCCCTGCTACGCTTCCTGACCTGCCAGGACGAAGCCATCGCCCGCACCTGTGATCGCCGCTGGGCCAGCACCCGTATCGCGCTGCCGGTGGACGTCGACAGCCTGCAGCCGCTGCGCCTGGAAGGCGAACTGCATTGCCCGCGCCTGCAGGCGATGGGCGTGGCGCTTGAATCGGGCCTGGCCTTCCGTTTGCCGAGGGTGCCGTTCCGGGTCGTGTCCGAGCGCCTGTTGTGAGATTCTGGCCCCCTGTTTTCCAGCATCACAGATGGCCATGAGCACCACTGTCTACGGTTTGAAGAACTGCGATACCTGCAAGAAGGCGACCAAGTGGCTGGACCGCTTCGGCGTGCCGTACACCTTTGTCGACTACCGCGAGAACAAACCCAGCCCGGAAATGCTGCTGGAATGGGCCGAACAGCTGGGGGGGCTGGCGGCGATGGTCAACAGGTCCTCCACCACCTGGCGGCAGCTGCCCGACAACCGCAAGGCCGCCGATTCCGAGGCCGAGTGGAAGCTGCTGCTGCGCGAGTACCCGCAGCTGATCAAGCGCCCGCTGGTGGTCAACGCCGATGGCAGGGCCAGCCAGGGTTTCAGTGACAATGGCTTCAAGGCACGCTTCGGCGTGGGCGACGCATGAGTGCCGTGCTCGACCTGGCCTGCGAGCTGATCGCACGGCCTTCGGTGACGCCGGACGATGCAGGTTGCCAGGCGCTGTTGGCGGCGCGGCTGAAGCAGGCTGGATTCCACTGTGACCACCTGCGTCTGGGCGAGGTCGACAATCTGTGGGCAACCCATGGCCAGGGCGCACCGGTGCTGGTCCTGCTGGGCCACACTGACGTGGTGCCAACCGGCCCGCGCGAAGCCTGGACCAGCGACCCGTTCACCCCACAGATCCGCGATGGCGTGCTGTACGGGCGCGGTGCCGCCGACATGAAAGGCAGCGTGGCTGCGTTCGTGGTCGCCGCCGAGCAGTTCGTCGCCGCCCATCCCGACCATCCCGGCACGCTGGCGGTGCTGCTGACCAGCGAC is a genomic window containing:
- a CDS encoding arsenate reductase; the protein is MAMSTTVYGLKNCDTCKKATKWLDRFGVPYTFVDYRENKPSPEMLLEWAEQLGGLAAMVNRSSTTWRQLPDNRKAADSEAEWKLLLREYPQLIKRPLVVNADGRASQGFSDNGFKARFGVGDA
- the dapD gene encoding 2,3,4,5-tetrahydropyridine-2,6-dicarboxylate N-succinyltransferase is translated as MATKPVKKTAATAKSAAARKIAAVPAAKKAATPKKAAAVKAPAKKVAAPKKAPAKSAEAARAETIARKSLRKPAAPGVEELKFGIESAFERRATLTLHELEGSTKPLVNRVIDGLESGEFRVAEPDGHGGWKVNEWLKKAVLLYFRVNDMAVVDARPAPFWDKVESRFAGYDEARFRRGGVRVVPGAIARRGTYFGKDVVLMPSFTNIGAYVGEGTMVDTWATVGSCAQIGQHCHLSGGAGIGGVLEPLQASPTIIEDHCFIGARSEVVEGVVVGHHSVIGMGVFLSQSTRIYNRATGEISYGYIPPYSVVVSGSLPSKDGTHSLYCAVIVKQVDAKTRSKTSVNDLLRGLAD